From a single Nicotiana tomentosiformis chromosome 2, ASM39032v3, whole genome shotgun sequence genomic region:
- the LOC104114068 gene encoding probable indole-3-acetic acid-amido synthetase GH3.1 produces the protein MAVDSGLSFPLGPPVCEKDAKSLQFIEEMTKNTDSVQEKVLVEILSRNANTEYLQRFKVGGATDRDTFKSNVPVVTYEDLKPDIDRVANGDRSPIFSSHPISEFLTSSGTSAGERKLMPTIADELERRQKLYSLLQPVMNLYMPGLDKGKGLYFLFIKAETKTPGGLVARPVLTSYYKSEQFKTRPYDPSNVYTSPNEAILCVDSFQSMYTQMLCGLLMREEVLRVGAVFASGLLRAIRFLQLNWQQLAHDIATGTLNPKVSDVSIRNCMSKILKPNPELAEFVTKECEGDNWEGIITRIWPNTKYLDVIVTGAMAQYIPTLDYYSGGLPKACTMYASSECYFGLNLRPMCKPSEVCYTIMPNMGYFEFIPHDPANPVQISRDSPPHLVDLADVELGKEYELVITTYAGLCRYRVGDILQVTGFHNSAPQFKFVRRKNVLLSIDSDKTDESELQKAIENATALLRPYDTNLVEYTSFADTKTIPGHYVIYWELLVKDPTNPPSDHEEVLNQCCLAMEESLNSVYRQCRVADNSIGPLEIRVVKNGTFEELMDYAISRGASINQYKAPRCVNFTPIVELLDSRVVSVHFSPAAPHWTPERRR, from the exons ATGGCTGTTGATTCTGGTCTTTCATTTCCTCTTGGCCCTCCGGTATGCGAGAAAGACGCCAAGTCCCTTCAGTTTATTGAGGAGATGACTAAAAACACTGATTCAGTACAAGAGAAAGTGTTGGTTGAAATACTAAGCCGAAATGCCAATACTGAGTATCTCCAAAGATTCAAAGTTGGTGGTGCTACTGACCGAGACACGTTCAAGTCCAATGTTCCCGTTGTCACGTACGAGGATCTTAAACCTGATATTGATCGTGTCGCTAATGGCGATCGTTCTCCAATCTTCTCGTCTCATCCTATTTCAGAGTTCCTTACCAG TTCGGGGACGTCTGCTGGAGAGAGAAAGCTGATGCCCACAATTGCAGATGAGCTAGAACGCAGACAGAAATTGTACAGTCTTCTCCAACCCGTGATGAATCT GTATATGCCTGGTCTAGACAAGGGGAAGGGATTATACTTTCTGTTTATAAAGGCAGAAACGAAGACTCCTGGTGGCCTTGTTGCACGTCCAGTCCTGACCAGTTATTACAAGAGTGAACAATTCAAGACTAGGCCATACGACCCATCCAATGTCTACACCAGCCCTAACGAGGCTATCCTCTGCGTAGACTCTTTTCAAAGCATGTACACTCAAATGCTTTGTGGCCTTCTAATGAGGGAAGAAGTCCTCCGAGTTGGGGCTGTCTTTGCCTCTGGCCTACTTCGTGCCATCCGATTTCTTCAGCTCAATTGGCAGCAATTAGCTCATGATATTGCAACTGGAACCCTAAACCCTAAAGTTTCAGACGTTTCTATCAGAAATTGCATGTCCAAAATACTCAAACCAAATCCTGAACTTGCTGAGTTTGTTACTAAAGAATGTGAAGGCGACAATTGGGAAGGAATCATTACTAGAATTTGGCCAAACACAAAGTACTTGGACGTCATAGTCACAGGTGCAATGGCTCAATATATCCCTACTTTAGATTATTATAGTGGGGGTCTACCAAAGGCTTGTACAATGTATGCATCGTCCGAATGTTATTTTGGACTCAATTTGAGACCAATGTGCAAGCCTTCTGAAGTTTGTTACACTATCATGCCAAATATGGGCTACTTTGAATTCATCCCACATGACCCAGCCAACCCGGTACAAATCTCTCGTGATTCACCCCCTCATCTCGTGGACCTGGCTGACGTAGAATTGGGAAAAGAATACGAGCTCGTGATCACAACTTATGCCGGATTATGTCGTTACCGAGTTGGTGACATACTCCAGGTTACTGGGTTTCACAACTCAGCACCTCAGTTCAAATTTGTTAGGAGAAAAAATGTGCTGTTGAGCATTGACTCGGATAAAACTGATGAGTCTGAATTGCAAAAGGCTATTGAAAATGCAACAGCACTTTTGCGCCCGTATGATACTAATTTGGTTGAGTACACGAGTTTTGCTGATACTAAGACAATTCCGGGACATTACGTGATTTACTGGGAATTACTAGTAAAGGACCCAACCAACCCACCGAGTGATCATGAAGAGGTTTTGAACCAGTGCTGTTTAGCTATGGAAGAATCATTGAACTCGGTGTACAGGCAGTGTCGCGTGGCGGACAATTCAATTGGACCACTAGAGATTAGAGTGGTGAAAAATGGAACATTTGAAGAGCTGATGGATTATGCAATTTCGAGGGGTGCATCAATTAATCAGTATAAGGCTCCGAGGTGTGTTAATTTTACTCCTATTGTTGAACTTCTTGATTCCAGGGTGGTATCTGTGCATTTCAGTCCAGCTGCTCCTCACTGGACCCCAGAACGACGACGTTAG